From Eremothecium sinecaudum strain ATCC 58844 chromosome V, complete sequence, a single genomic window includes:
- the GOS1 gene encoding Gos1p (Syntenic homolog of Ashbya gossypii ACL067C; Syntenic homolog of Saccharomyces cerevisiae YHL031C (GOS1)) — MGSFVTVRGKAISLETQTDTLLSRYSSYGQTTSSQADTKETSLAESIEKLLAERQEVLEQLQNICDSNANVSSSKLSQLQRHREILQQHGNTFRGIRSAIQQERSRLNLLFSVKQTLEENDNAVNTVTDEDEYINNERRNIEESHNVVDRLISQAFETRDSIASQRLSLQRSSDRLFHSLQRIPGINHVLSKINTRRRKNALILSSLITLCILFLFFTW, encoded by the coding sequence ATGGGTTCTTTTGTTACTGTTAGGGGTAAAGCCATATCTTTGGAAACGCAAACTGACACGTTGTTGTCACGTTATTCATCATACGGACAAACTACAAGTAGTCAAGCCGACACCAAGGAAACCTCACTTGCTGAAAGTATCGAGAAGCTACTTGCTGAAAGGCAGGAGGTACTAGAACAATTACAGAACATATGTGATAGTAATGCTAATGTTAGCTCCTCTAAATTATCACAATTACAGCGTCATAGGGAAATCTTACAACAGCATGGAAACACGTTTCGAGGCATTCGATCTGCTATCCAACAAGAGCGCAGCAGGCTGAATCTACTATTCAGCGTAAAACAGACCCTTGAGGAAAATGACAATGCGGTTAATACTGTTACAGACGAAGACGAATACATAAATAATGAAAGGCGTAACATTGAAGAGTCGCACAACGTTGTTGATAGGCTTATTTCACAAGCCTTTGAGACAAGGGACAGTATTGCATCTCAAAGGTTGAGCTTACAGAGATCAAGCGACCGCTTATTTCACAGTCTACAGCGGATTCCTGGTATAAATCATGTTCTTTCCAAAATTAAcacaagaagaagaaagaaCGCACTGATCCTGTCTAGTTTGATTACACTTTGCATCCTTTTCCTCTTCTTTACGTGGTGA
- a CDS encoding HEL261Cp (Syntenic homolog of Ashbya gossypii ACL066C; Syntenic homolog of Saccharomyces cerevisiae YLL042C (ATG10)), whose product MISIDEFDHQCQSVLLPLLSQWSLCEHFHWNDTLHYIELIAKRGDRIPSTKLTIRITYNRIYKEPQFQFQCWELDVSTTDVEYWHVTYPSLSSLPINNDNNQFSITLESISEHETWYSVNVCDTEANIGSYNANYLSRWFSYYGTLFDDQIGCVFTNNSNFSSP is encoded by the coding sequence ATGATATCAATAGACGAGTTTGATCATCAGTGCCAGAGTGTTCTGTTGCCATTGCTATCTCAATGGTCTCTCTGCGAACATTTCCACTGGAATGATACCTTGCACTATATAGAGTTGATCGCGAAGCGTGGAGATCGTATTCCTTCGACGAAGCTTACTATACGCATAACCTACAATAGAATCTATAAAGAGCCACAGTTTCAATTCCAATGCTGGGAACTAGATGTAAGTACTACGGATGTTGAATACTGGCATGTAACATATCCTAGTCTGTCGAGTCTTCCAATTAATAACGACAATAACCAATTTTCCATCACATTGGAGTCAATATCGGAACACGAAACTTGGTATTCAGTCAACGTTTGCGACACTGAAGCTAATATTGGTTCTTACAATGCTAATTATCTATCAAGATGGTTCTCTTACTACGGTACACTCTTTGATGATCAAATTGGCTGCGTATTTACGAATAATTCTAATTTCTCTTCACCTTAA